The sequence below is a genomic window from Canis aureus isolate CA01 chromosome 11, VMU_Caureus_v.1.0, whole genome shotgun sequence.
ATAAGTATTCAGTAATGGTGTGTCTTTTAATGCTCATTGCCTCTTAATACTATTTtttgaagatgtatttatttgagggggacagggtgggcagaaggagaggaagagaaacccaagccgactctgtgctgagcacagagtcctatgcagggctcaatctcaccaccctgagcccaaaacaagagtcagacacttaactcactgtgccacccagacccCCCACCTCTTAATGCTTTTTAATCCCAATTTTAACTTCAGTCTATTGCATTACTACTTTTTTCTCTATACTCCAAATTtcatttgtgtcctttttttttttttttctgttataacACCAAGGTAGTTTGTCGTCCTAATTTTGACCTTAAATAATTTGTAGAATCTTTTCCCCTGCCTttggaaatacatttaaaaatcttctgtTGACATGATGAATTACTTTCACCTAAGACTGTACTTTATTCAGTGTAATACAATTTAAccagaaaaaataatgtatattttttgttctatttctagcCTACAACTGGAGTTTTGTATAAAGAAGATAATTATGTCATCATGACAActacacataaagaaaaatataaatgcattctGCCTCTTGTGACAAGTGGAGATGAGGtaactttttataataaatacattgGTAATCCCTTtcaccaaatatatttatttaaaacattgcaaacacatactttaaaataaaactgaatgacAGGTTTCTCAATAATCCTGTTTATCATAAAAAGTAGTAATCacatttattattcttaaattctTTGATTTTACAGTTCAACTTGGAAAAATTAGCAaccaattattaatattttgaatgaaaatctAATTCCACACTTGCTTTCTTTTATAGAAATGAGGGGTTTGAAAcaggatataatttttaaatgtatatatgacactttttataaagaatttctgATAATCTATAGGTACCTATACGTTTTCTCTACTTAGCTCATGCCCGTTTCTTTCCTCCTGAAATGCCCTAACTGCCTCTTATCCATCCTTCAAGGCAATGACTTCTTTCAAGATGAAACAGGAGAGTCAGCATGGTAAAATGAAAAGGACACCAGCCTAGGAGCCAGGAGGCTGAGGTATAGGCTATAGTTAGCTGTGGAACCTTGAACAAATTTGAAACTCAGTTCTTCCACTCAATAAATTTATTGAGTTCATTACATAGTATTTTCAcagtctgtaaaatggaaatattacaaACTCAGTGAATGCTTTCTTAGGTTTTGTTCAGATTTAAAATCTGTGAGACAGctctctgtttcattttgttttaaacctTCTTAAGACACAAATACACATGTGTGCAATCATACACATAAGCATATGGCATTCAAGtgtgaaatgtaaaaatatataggaaactGGGATGTACCTTAAAACTTTTCCATACATTCTACAAGATTCAACTATTTTGAAGCTTTCATAGTTAGAATTTGTTCAGATGCGAGTATTTAAAACTTCTGGAATAGGTTTATAAGAATTGTTCAGGACACTGATATTCAAAAgcctttttttaagagaagaaagcaTGGAAGATTATTCTATGGCTCCATATTTTATACTTCAATTCTTTTGAAAGAAGTGGCAAACCACAGGATCTTATTAAAAGTTTtgaccttttttccccttttatttccaAGCATCTGTGATTTGAACAATGAGTTAATACCCCGACAGCAGAGTTGGGTGAAGTTCTAGAATAACTGTAAGTATTAAATCCTAGTTCTTtcataggaagaagaaaaggattaTAAAGGCCCTAATCCAAGAGAGCTATTGGAGCCACTGTTTAAACAAAGCAGTTGTTCCTACAGAGTACGTATTTTATGTTCACTTATTAAGTAGAAaataggggaatccctgggtggctcagcggtttggcgcctgcctttggcccagggcgtgatcctggagtaccgggatcgagtcccacgttaggctccctgcatggagcctgcttctccctctgcctgtgtctctgcctctctctccctctctctctctctctatgtctatcatgaataaataaataaaacctttaaaaaaaataagtagaaaataaatttccaattGCCATTAGACCCTTGAAAataattctgcatttctttttactttattatgtTGTATCAAATTTTAAGTTAGTTGTAAATCAGAGCTATTGCTTAATAGTATTTTGTCGATTTAAATTCCTGCATAGTAGATGCAGCAAACACCCAAAACCAGTTTCAAATAATATCACATTCCAAACTGCTCTGAATGTTTTTCAGATCAACAGaatttttccttatatataattttaatgaaaaatgtgaaGTGTTATCTTTCAGGCTATGTATAAAATGGTTCCTAAGCCAGGTGGTTATTATTGATCCCAAGTGTATTCCAGACCTGATTTCTTCACAGAATTGTCACATACAGCTAATTGGTGAAAATAGTGACTTGACTTcagaatttctgtatttttctgagGCATAATAATGTTTCACTTAATGAAAGCTTACTCTAAATCTTGAGGGAAATCTACACACAACTACATAAAGTATCAAAAAGTAATTCGGGTGAGTTCTATGGcttttatatgtttaaatatgtccattttttttagattgagtCTTACTGGACTTATGAAGTATGTCACGGAAAACACATTCGACAATaccatgaagagaaagaaagtggccaggtatgtttttctttcaaatatgaaGTATGGAACATTATAAAATGAGAACTTTAATAATGAGATTGAtggttttaaaattgtattcttgatatttgcaaaacacttattatatttttattttattccactaTAGAAAGTAAATATTCACGAATACTACCTTGGGAATATGTTGGCTAAGAACCTTCTATCTGAAAAAGGTTTGTTTCAGAGTGATTTGATAGTAATGCTGCAGTTTGGTTGAAAGTATATGTTCAAATTGGAATTTAAAAGATCTCGgagttttatgaattttaaaatgctaaaataaatttctgaataatcccttagaaaaaatttttgaagagatcttttcattattttcttcctcaacAAGCATTATGCTTTTTCTCTAcgtattaataaatttttaaaaatctggtaagATAACACATgttaatgttatatttatatagtgTTAATGTTAGTCTTTTGCTTGGTTTAAGCATAGTTGTTATATGTGGAAATAGAAATGTAGACGTGTCcctaaaattatgaaatactttTGCTAATCTGTGTTGTTCAAAGTCCATTAATTTAAGATTAAACTTTTCACTCAtgcaaaaatacttaaaaagaaaattgtagcaGCCAGTTTTATGCCTCAAGTAGAAGTAAATATATGAAGATTAAATTTGACTATCCTTTCAAACAAAACCATTTCATGGCAACTAGCGAAagtaataagataaaaattatatgtatgttttgggtcttctttagaaatttaaaattacagaGTTGATTGAAAACTTAATCGTTTGTATTTTACATATGAGTCACTGGTCATTCTTTACACCTGCCTTACATAGGTAATATCTTATATTATTCCACAGATCAAGAGgcagatgaaaaggaaaaatcaaaagaggCAAGTGATAATAtcagtgttgattttttttcatttttagcatCTATTATTAGGCATGAATTTATACAGCTTAAACGACAGAATTTAGTCATGTGTTCTTAACCTATCTATCAAATACCTTAAAGGACTGGGTCAAAGAAAATCTGCAgtatgttagatttttttttgagaaaagttaTACTgcaatacatttatttacttttaggatcatagaaaaataaaggaacttaCAAAGATGAGTTTGGGAAATTTTTTGTAATGGCAGTATATCACTTCCGGGCTCAGCAGTGGTTCTCTCTGTTTAACATTGGAAACAGTTATAAATAagagcttttgcttttttttccctggtTTGTTCCCTATCTCCCATGGGTAAAACAGATAAACTACATTTGTAAATAACAAGCTACCAGACTGCATGCGTCTTCAAAGCAGGGACTGTCTTTTATCTCTTTATCCCGCAGTGCAAAACAGAGTGCCAAATATAGGCACTTCCTATGTGCATACTGAATGTTGAATGCATAACTGATGACTGAAAAATAGGATTGTTTAAAAAGGATGATTCCTTAGGGTACctaatcacaatttttaaatgcCCCTGTAGTTCAAGGAGTGCTTTCGGAATCCTAAGAACTCCCATAGAGTTAAATAACCTATTGATAGAGGAGATTTCTGTAAATGGTTTCATATCATAATGATACTTTTATTAAAAGACAAGTGAAACAGCAAAAGGCCTTAAAAGGGATGCCTATAACTTAAAAGGGTGGCTTGGGGGTGAATTGATAAGCTAAGCATAGACACACATAGcattactattttaaaagattttaattttacagaCTACCtttgagataaaatatttatttactgtggCTCTGGAGGATAGCAAGATGGAAATCAAAGTgtgaaatgataaaggaagaggaagaaaagggtaagggaagaaaactaacatttactgagccccAATTTATAAGCCAGATACTGTGCCAGGCATATAATGAAAGGTAATGcttaattttcctgaaaatctctgagtatatattattattctccttttacaaataacaaaaactgAAATTTGGTCAAAGTCAGAAAGCCAGTAAATTCAAAGCTTGGCTTTGAACCCAGGATTTTCTAATTCTAGGTACTAGCATGAAAATGACATATAAGAAACCTCAAAATACTTTTCCctggaaacatttgttttttgcCTGTTTTAGACATGGCACTGACAGGGTACCAAAGTGATATAAGATGAGCTCTCTGCCTCCAAAGAGCTTGTTTGGAGATCaaattaacagtatttttttagaGCCCttatattagatttttctttggtttatgtAGATAAGCTATGGGAGCTAGCTCCTCTATAATCCCTATATTCTGAGGTGATCTATTTCATTTAACCATTCCATGAAAATTTCCCCATTTGTCCTTTGCTGGCCTTGAATAGATTCATATGGGAGTTTATGTTGAAAAGCATGGCTCTTCATATTAATGACAGGGAAAAAGAGTAAGCAAACTGATGAATGAGTACAGTATTGAGATTCCTGTTTCAGAAGATAGTGTTTTACTATTAGCTCTACTTTTTGACAATCAGATTATAAACCTCTAGAATCTAAACTGTAACACAGCCATTCACTAAGGATTTAGTATAGAAAATTCTGACTAGTCCAGTATAGCAAGTTCCTGTATTTTATCTTAGTCTCTTTTCTTAGAACTGTTGGAAACAATTCATATTAATCAAGAGATTATACCCTTTTATATAAGTGTACACTTGCTTAACATCTTAATTTTAGCACCAAATAAAaattttgcttctttgctgtaTTAAAAAAGCTCTGAAAATAAGTATTTGCTCAAATAAGAATTTAGGAATCAAAAGAATGTTAGAGGAAGAATtcatagaaaatacagaaatgttaTCTTTATAAAGgttggtttttaaataaaatgtagtttcCTTCCTTTAAGAATAAGTGCTTCTCCCATCCTCACCCTCACCTCCATTTCTAATGAAAagtcttatactttttttttaagattcccacTAAAAATATTGAAGGTCAGATGACACCCTACTATCCTGTGGGAATGGGAAATGGTACACCTTGTAGTTTGAAACAGAACCGGCCCAGATCAAGTACGGTGATGTACATATGTCATCCTGAATCTAAGCATGAAATTCTTTCAGTGGCTGAAGTTACAACTTGTGAATATGAAGTTGTCATTTTGACACCACTCTTGTGCAATCATCCTAAATATAGGTAGGACAtggatttaatattttaaacatgaaatgCACACATGCTTTGAAGTGTCATATGCTTAGGTTTAATGCTTTGTCCTTACTAGATTCAGAGCGTCCCCTGTGAATGACATATTTTGCCAGTCACTGCCAGGATCACCATTTAAACCCCTCACCCTGAGGCAGTTGGAACAGCAGGAAGAAATACTAAGGGTGCCTTTCAGGAGAAATAAAGAGGTATGAGAATCATCTAATAGTGTTTTTTCAGTGCTTCCTTTTCCAAATTTCAGAGCATATAGCAGTATTTTAATCATTTGTATAGCTacatagtaatttatttttctgactcaAAATTTTAAGTTCCAAGTTTTCAACTGATTTTAagtcttttccttatttttatacttctcagatactattttatcattttattactctcatgatttcatattttaaagtttgaCAACCCATGAATTGTAGTTAAGTTAAATTTTTAGCTAGTTGACTGGCCTTCCCAGCTGAGCCCCTTGAAAAAATAGATTACAACTTATCTTCTAATACTTTCTTTATTCTTAAACCCATTGCTCTGTGTTGTCAAACCATCATTTTTCTGAAACTTGTTATTCAGGTCAGTAGCAATCTCTTGGTTCTAAGTTCAATGGACATATGCATAACTTGATCTTAGCATATAAAACACTGAACATTTGAAGCTTGaactttctcttctgtctttacTTGAAGTcattttctctgattctctctgttCTCCTCTCCTGTGTATTAAGTCTTTGTCTACTTCCTGCACCTGAAATGTTGACATTCCCCACAGTTAGCCATAGTTGCCTTCTCTCCTTAGTTTATATAGTCTCAAGTGAGCTCATCCAGGCCCATTCTGTCAACCTCCATTAATATGCCCATAAGTTCCAAATATGCATCTTCAATATTGACTTTTCCCCTGAACTCAAACCAGAGTCACAATAGTTAACATGGATTGAATCTTAACAGCAGCTGTTAgctaatcctcataacaacctaCAAGATACACTATTATCATCCTCCTTAACAGGTTAGGAAATTAGGTTTCAGAGAAGGGAAGTGACAGGTGATGGATTAGAGATGAAAATCAAAACTGTCTGGTTTTAGAGCCTGTCCTCTTAAACACTTCTCTGTGCTGCTTCTCCTTTTCAGTGtgctctcttcccttttcttctgttCATTGGACATAACCATATACATTTTCAGTAACCTCAAATTCATCTCTCTCACACTGACCTTTACCTAATCTGCCCcattgaggttttttgtttgtttgtttgtttgtttgtttgtttacttatttatttttaagtctccacacccagtgtggaatttgaactcacaaccccaaaatcaagagttgaatgttccagacagagccagccaggctccccttccccattgtttttgtttgtttgtttgtttgtttctcttcagCTAAGACAGCAGAGGAGATGATTTACTGTATACGTGTTACATTCAgccacaaatgaaaacagaattaatCCCAAAAGTCACAGGTCCAAGGCAAAGGACCAAGGGAGGATGGTTTTGGTATGATCAAGTCTGGTCTCTCAAAGATGGTCCCcattcgtttttttgttttgttttgtttaagattgatttatttatttatttatttatttatttatttattatttatttatttatgatagagagagagagagaaaggcagagacacaggaggagggagaagcaggctccatgccgggagcccaacgtgggactcgatcccgggactccaggatcgcgccctgggccaaaggcaggcaccaaactgctgagccacccagggatccccgtccccattgtttttaaagcaatattaCTTCCTTTGCAAGTGAGggaggacttctttttttttttttttttaatttttatttatttatgatagtcacacagagagagagagagagagagagaggcagagacaaggcagagggagaagcagtctccatgcaccgggagcccgacgtgggattcgatcccgggtctccaggatcccgccctgggccaaaggcaggcgctaaaccactgcgccacccagggatccctgagcgaGGACTTCTAATGACCAAGGACTTCTCCCACAAAGAGATCGATGTTTCCTCTTATTTGGTCTTGTATTTTACTCAGTCCTCCGTTATAGCACTTATGTGGCCAAattggttgatttttttccctatgatacttatattaaaatgaaGGGAGAATAAGCTATGCTTTATTACTTTGGGGTTTCCAGCTCCTTGCATGATACCTGATAATACTGTAGGTACttaataatgttttaattaaCTAATAACTAACATTTAGCTGCAAAGCTTGTTTCACCTCTCTCTTGAGTACTTCTTGCAAAAGTATTGCCAGACTCTGTGAATGTTGTGAATGCTGACATTCTAATAAGAAGAAACAATTATCTTAATATTAATCTGCATTTGATTTGAAATGGTCATTTAAAAGATTGGACATGGATTTCTCTCCTGGTCTTCTCCCTAATAGTGATTTAAATACTGACAGGTACTGAAAAATCAGCTCAATCAAAATGCTTCCCAAATCccaactttaatttttcttcagagGAAAAATAGCAGCTACTCTTTAATTAATGTGTTTAATCTGCcatttgagaaaaattatatttaagaagCTACAGatgataatactttaaaaatacttaggatcttttttttttaaggatttttatttatttatttgacagagagagagcaaatacAAGTAGGGAGAGTagcagatagagggagagggaaaagcaggctcccaccaAGCAGGGGCTctgtgcagggctggatcccagaaccccggctgggatcatgacctgagctgagggcagacgcttcactgactgagccacccaggtgccctatactTAGGATCTTTAGAATACATATTGTAGATGAAAACCTTAGGTAATACCATAGGGTgaatacttatttaaaatgatttttttctcaatatcctttcttttataaatgtagTTTAGTACATATTTGTCATAtgatttgccttttaaaagtggaataaacttaaccataaagattatgaacatttttatgttttaaac
It includes:
- the ERLEC1 gene encoding endoplasmic reticulum lectin 1 isoform X3, encoding MGRGGCGGGWRDRQRRMEEGGGGARSLVPGGPVFLVLCGLLEASGGGRALPQLSDDIPFRVNWPGTEFSLPTTGVLYKEDNYVIMTTTHKEKYKCILPLVTSGDEEEEKDYKGPNPRELLEPLFKQSSCSYRIESYWTYEVCHGKHIRQYHEEKESGQKVNIHEYYLGNMLAKNLLSEKGNILYYSTDQEADEKEKSKEIPTKNIEGQMTPYYPVGMGNGTPCSLKQNRPRSSTVMYICHPESKHEILSVAEVTTCEYEVVILTPLLCNHPKYRFRASPVNDIFCQSLPGSPFKPLTLRQLEQQEEILRVPFRRNKEEELQSTKEERFPAIHKPIAVGSQPMLTVGTTHISKLTDDQLIKEFLSGSYCFHGGVGWWKYEFCYGKHVHQYHEDKDSGKTSVVVGTWNQEEHIAWAKKNPARAYHLQDDGTQTVRCKESDSPHAVTVYMLEPHSCQYILGVESPVICKILDTADENGLLSLPN
- the ERLEC1 gene encoding endoplasmic reticulum lectin 1 isoform X4, with protein sequence MGRGGCGGGWRDRQRRMEEGGGGARSLVPGGPVFLVLCGLLEASGGGRALPQLSDDIPFRVNWPGTEFSLPTTGVLYKEDNYVIMTTTHKEKYKCILPLVTSGDEEEEKDYKGPNPRELLEPLFKQSSCSYRIESYWTYEVCHGKHIRQYHEEKESGQKVNIHEYYLGNMLAKNLLSEKDQEADEKEKSKEIPTKNIEGQMTPYYPVGMGNGTPCSLKQNRPRSSTVMYICHPESKHEILSVAEVTTCEYEVVILTPLLCNHPKYRFRASPVNDIFCQSLPGSPFKPLTLRQLEQQEEILRVPFRRNKEEELQSTKEERFPAIHKPIAVGSQPMLTVGTTHISKLTDDQLIKEFLSGSYCFHGGVGWWKYEFCYGKHVHQYHEDKDSGKTSVVVGTWNQEEHIAWAKKNPARAYHLQDDGTQTVRCKESDSPHAVTVYMLEPHSCQYILGVESPVICKILDTADENGLLSLPN